The segment CACGGACTGGCTTAAAACAATGGGTGCAGGACTTGGTGCTACATCCTGCAGCACAGGAGTTAGTTCTGCTGCTGGGGTTTATGCAACCTCCGGTCAATGCGGCACAGGTTCGGCGAGTTTTACGGCCTCTACTGATGCCAGTTTGGTGAACTGCATGACCATGCAGGTGAACTACAACTACGCTGCTGCTCCACTGATTCCCAAGTTGCTAGGGCCTTTGTTGAGTCTGCCAACGCCTGATCTGTTGCAGGGAAAAGCAGTGGCGCAAATTAGCCTGATTGATTGACTGACTAAAACGATAAAGCCTTGTCTCAATAAGCAAGGCAAGAAGAGGGGACGTTATGGTGAATCTCGCAAAGATTGCGGTCGGGGTTTTGCTGGCGCTTGCGCTGGCTTTGGGTATTTATGGGTGGATGCTCGCCAAAGCGCCAGCTGCATCAGACCCACAGGCGCAAACATCAAGCTCAGGCACTCAATCTAGCGCAGCAGTGAGCGTCGTTGTGGCGGCAAAAGCGGTACCTGCTGGCCAGGCGCTCAAGGCGGAAGACTTGCAGGTCTCGGGCCTGCCTTCCAAGCCCGATGGCGCTTATGACGATGTTCAAGCTGCTGTGGGCTCTGTACCTGCTGTAGATATTCCCCAAGGTGCGCCAGT is part of the Comamonas sp. Y33R10-2 genome and harbors:
- a CDS encoding TadE/TadG family type IV pilus assembly protein codes for the protein MQFKKQKGAAAIEFAIIFPIFFLIFYAIVTYGLIFAAQQTLTLAAAEGARAAVRYPALASGSTMTKPAQLQARLTAACASANVSTDWLKTMGAGLGATSCSTGVSSAAGVYATSGQCGTGSASFTASTDASLVNCMTMQVNYNYAAAPLIPKLLGPLLSLPTPDLLQGKAVAQISLID